A window of the Branchiostoma floridae strain S238N-H82 chromosome 12, Bfl_VNyyK, whole genome shotgun sequence genome harbors these coding sequences:
- the LOC118427088 gene encoding uncharacterized protein LOC118427088: MVVLLIIVVGVLPLLSAQVTVGPVTSGQGDVDWRPCGDFPWDNGDVTVDCDYSYVEVKQWHSWSGTPPDDPVLVLRGRCTVTCPVGADVLVGPPYSDYSGWDLDDGAYYCNAGNSTWMGTEPVCLGCSKEQERAMQRVQQRALRIISRAGRRDLPDLPTLQSRREDAAVKLFRQMLDIEHPLHDLVPASRSTATGRSLRNKNTISIPPARTKRLQNSFLHTAIKLYNKTIDT, translated from the exons ATGGTGGTGCTGCTCATCATTGTGGTCGGAGTCTTACCGTTGTTGTCAGCCCAAGTGACCGTCGGTCCGGTTACGTCTGGCCAGGGGGATGTAG ACTGGCGACCTTGTGGCGACTTCCCGTGGGATAATGGTGACGTCACGGTAGACTGTGACTACAGCTACGTTGAAGTCAAGCAGTGGCACAGCTGGTCAGGCACACCTCCAGACGACCCGGTACTAGTTTTGCGAGGACGGTGTACTGTGACCTGTCCCGTGGGAGCCGACGTGTTGGTCGGTCCACCATACTCTGACTACTCCGGATGGGACCTGGACGACGGAGCTTACTACTGCAACGCCGGGAACAGCACATGGATGGGAACAGAACCTGTGTGTCTTG GCTGTAGCAAGGAACAGGAACGTGCAATGCAGAGAGTCCAACAGCGAGCTCTACGGATTATCAGCCGAGCGGGCAGGCGCGATTTGCCCGACCTGCCCACCCTCCAGTCGCGACGCGaggatgcagctgtcaaactaTTCAGACAAATGTTGGATATTGAGCATCCCCTACATGACCTGGTCCCAGCTTCCAGATCAACTGCCACGGGACGatcactgagaaacaaaaacactatcTCCATCCCCCCAGCTAGAACCAAAAGACTTCAGAACTCTTTCCTGCACACAGCCATCAAGCTGTACAATAAGACTATAGACACTTAG